The Petrotoga sp. 9PW.55.5.1 DNA window ACTTTCATCCAACAATTTGACCATTGATAGTATAAGAGAACCCTACGAATCTTTTTTGTTTAGCTTTAGCCCCTTGATACTCTAACCAACAAAGAACAACCTTGGCGAATTCTTTTAAAGGCTTTTCACTGTTAGGATATTCTTTAAAAATTTGCAGCTTTAAATCACTGGGATAAACCTTTTTTCTTTTTCATATTCTCACCCTTGGTATAATATTAAATTAAGAAACACATTTTTCTCCAATAACCATTAGGGGTGATTAAATAGAACACTCAAAAACTATCTAGAAACAAGACCTATATTTCACTAGACAGAAAAAGGGATAAAAGGCAAAAAACTTCCAAGTCTCCCTGGATCTCCTCCAGATTTGAGAGAGATACCTCAAGGTTGTAGATTTGCGGACAGATGTCCTTTAGCAATTGACAAATGCAAGAATGATGTAGTGAATTTAACAAAGGTTGGGAACAGATCAATTAGATGTGTGCGATTGGATTACATTTTGACACAAGGAAAGAAGGTGACTCCTAATGCCTAATTTAACAAATGATAAAATTATTCAAGTAGAAAATCTAACAAAAATCTTCGGTAGTGGGAAAAACTCAGTAACTGCAGTAAAGAACGTTAAC harbors:
- a CDS encoding oligopeptide/dipeptide ABC transporter ATP-binding protein encodes the protein MKGKKLPSLPGSPPDLREIPQGCRFADRCPLAIDKCKNDVVNLTKVGNRSIRCVRLDYILTQGKKVTPNA